The following DNA comes from Malania oleifera isolate guangnan ecotype guangnan chromosome 12, ASM2987363v1, whole genome shotgun sequence.
ctTGGAAACCACAAGAGATCCGTTCTTAACAGCATCAGTAGGCAAATTTTGCGGTTGGCTATTCACTTTAGTTGATTTATTCTACGTGTTGGACAACTTATTAGCTTCTTAAAATGCTTGAATCAATCTACAGCAATTTAGTTTCACATCTGAGGTCATCTAAAGCAAAGAGTAGTCAGTATTAATAGTCCTCACAGTTTCACGCAGACAATAATTAatcactgaaactaatcaaagcCTAAAAAAGGGGGAAGAGAAACGTACAGTGGAATAGGTGTTTGGCGAGGGTATCCTTGGGCATATACTCAGCAACGAGCAGCCTCTCATCGCCATCACGGTAGTATCCAATTAAATTCGCCAGCCTTCGATGTCACAGCTTCGCAACACCCCAAGCTTCATCTTAAGAATCAATCAAAATCAAGACAAAGAAAcacacattaaaccctaaaaactgaaAACCACTAACAACCgaggaagaagatgaaaaaaCAACAAAGACAAGAAAACACACAGCGAACTATTTAGGGTTAGGCCAGGCAAGCTTGGTGAACTTCTTGACGGCAATCCACTGGCGGTTCAAGAGGCGACCCTTGTACATGACGTTGGGGGCTTTCTCCTCGCTCTCGGATACGATGAATTCTGAGCTGAAGTTGTCTGTGGCAGCTTTTGAAATTGGCAAGGGAGAACTGCGAGAAGAGAGGAGGGGGAAGCAACAGCAGCGGTGGGAAGCAACAACAGCAATGGAAAGCAACGACGATGGCAACAACAGCTGTGGGGAAACCTGGAGAGGACGTGCACAGGCCGGAAGAAGGAATGAGGGaggaggaaagaagggaggagggaaaggagggaaagaAGAATATTGGGAAAGGAGGGAGATTGGATTGTGCGCGGGGAGATGAATTTAGATTaggttaaagtattagtgacgattttaaaactgtcactattagttaaataaattattttcatagtGACAAatcttaaaccgtcactaataccctattattagtgacgaattttataaaccatcactaataccttattattagtgacgaattttaaaaatcgtcactaacacTGTCAActaaattgtttttatattttttttaaattaaaaatactattagtgacaaatttaaaatgtcactaatacccttttattagtgacgaatatacaaaccgtcattaatactcttaactaaattattttcaatttttttaaattaaaaaactattagtgatgaatccttaaaccgtcactaataccctattattagtgacgaattttgtaaaccattactaatactgtCAAGTAAAttactttcatattttttaaaattaaaaacactattagtgacgaatctaagtcgtcactaataccctatttttagtgacgaacttgcaaaccgtcactaatattcttaactaaattatttcaatattttttaaataaaaaaactattagtgacgaattcttaaaccgtcactaataccctattattagtgatgaatttgtaaatcatcactaatactcttaactaaattattttcatattttttaaataaaaaaactattagtgacgaatccttaaaccgtcactaataccccattattagtgacgaattttgcaaactgtcactaatactgtcaactaaattattttcaaatttttttaaaattaaaaatactattagtgacgaatctaaaccgttactaataccctattattaatgacaaatttgtaagccgtcactaatactcttaactaaattatttttatttattaataaatactagtagtgacgattagttaatcgtcactagtaagtgacttttagtgacggattaaatttgtcactaatacccctagaatcttcgctaatatttttccgatAATTGTTTCCCGCgcggtttttagtgacgaaaggattagtgacgactttaaaaccgtcactaatagtgttgtattagtgatggctgtcaaaaccatcactaataccaacttttagtgacgaaattgaatttgtcactaatactttcattactaaaaaccagtttttttgtagtgttggTCTTTTTTACCTTAGCAACTAACTTACACATGCTCGAAACCTAAACTAGATCCATTCAAATCTGACGtataaaagggaaaaaattttCATGGAAACTTCACATATTTTGATACCTGAAAGGAGGTCGCACATATCTTGTCGAGTGATTTGAGAAGTGTATCAGCATATGTTTATGATCCAACCTCTTCCTCGCCAAGTATTCCAACCTAGTAATTTGAAAACAATTAATGAATGGCATATTAACAAGAGCCAGGTCAAGCTTCGCCTATCTCCTAATCGGACCAACATGTCCATTATACCAAGTCATATGCCCACAATGAAATTTTAAATCAACAACACCACAATTGTTTAAACAATTATTAAACTCCTCCATAGGAGCCAAAGGTCTAGGCTGCCCCCCAATTCGTTTCCCGTCCTCCCAAATATATAATGTTAAAGTCCCCCACAATAAGCTAAGGATTCAACCCTACTTGTAGAgcttctaaatctttccaaaaaccCCTACGCTCATAAAAAGGAGCATTTTGCATTAAAAAAAGGGTGACAAGCACTTTTGTCCCATCTAAAACCACCCATCTCGGGATCATTTGATTCGACGTACTcactatttcaaaatcatcatgctCATTCCACATTACCTGCATTTTACCTCTTATTGTTTCATTCGAACAATAGTTAGGAAAATCTAAAAATTGAGCAAAACAAAACATAGAGTCCTCCTGCATGAATGGTTCCTAAATCGTTAACACATAAATCAAATATTTCCTAACAAAATTCCTCAGACATTTCTTTGCCGTGCCTATACCTTGCACTTTCCACACCATCATTTGTGTCTTCATAAATTAAGTCTTACAAGATAAGTACCCGTTGCAAACTAATCATACATGCCTCTACTAGTAAAAATTAAATAGTAAATTACAATACATCGTGTATTCGCATCATTaacatgcatgtatgcatgtaatAATATCATGTATGCGACTATTTTGAGTGCAAGAGCAGCTTGAAAGTTGAGAGCGATGCACGGTACAACATTTACCCTCCTGCTTTTGATTAAGAAATGAAATGATcctagagggagagagagagagagagagatgggggtGGGGAATGAGTTCAGGGAGGTTGTTTGAATTTATAAGCTGCTACTGCTGTTGCTTTTGTACAATGATGGCCGAAAGAAAGGTTCccagttcatatatatatatatatatatatatcaacatggTTGCAACTATTCAACCAAAGCATTGAGTAAGAATTTTATGGAATCTAAGCTGACCTCCAACTATAACCATAATCAAATATTAAAAACTATTATCACCGTTATGTGTTCCAGATCCCTACACCATTACAGTAAAAAACAATGCTTCCAAGTCTCGCATCCTACAATCAGGCAAGCAGCTTGGGGGAAAAAAAATCACTTCAGTCCATTCTTCACTCGCACACAAGTTCATTCTTGCAAATTCTATTGATGAAAAATTAGATTAATGAATCTCAATCAATCACTGCATAAATAAAGCCAACTAGGGTAGATCCGTTGACAGCAGccctcaaatttaaatttaatcctAAAAGAGGAGGTTTGACAAACTGAAGAGGAGCCTCCAATGGGGGAGATTCAGAGCCCCTTTCTTTGTTAAATTTTAGGAGAGGCTAGTTTATCATAAAAGCTTGTTACAAATATATTTTAGCAGACACACATGAACATTCAAGAAAATGAAATACAATCATGATCATATCAATCTTATCACAGAATCAGTAATTTATACGAAAACGTACAATTGGAAATATTAAGCTCTACGCAGTCAGTCAATAGCAGACCATGAAAATTAATTGGAATCACAAACAAATATtgttgaaaatcaagaagtttcTCAGCTAAAGTACCAACACTGTTtttaagccaaaaaaaaaaaaaaaaagagtaatacATTACATAAAACTAAGATCACCACCGTAGAACCCCCGGGATGTGGTTCAGGTAGTAGTgtgggctgcgggagtgcctctcatgaggtcaggtgttcaaaccctcctgaactcatttccgcccctgaactcctgaatttaccttccctttggagttgtgggatcaacttcaaggggcgcaggattagtcacgtggaccgtaaaacggacacgtggacaCCCGgtacgtaatccaaaaaaaaaaaaaaaaaagatcaccACCGTAGAGAACTAATTTCTAGGAAGCAAACATGTCAAGACCAGCATGAATCCACATAGATCCAAAAAACTGTCAGAACTGCCATATATAGGGACTAGGGTATTAAAGGGAAAAACAAAAAATTCATAGCACGCCAACAAGAAGAACATAACCTAAATCCTGGACCTCATAATTTCCAGAATCTCCTCGGCTTTCTCCTTGATCAAGTCTAGACGCTTCAAAAGCATCTCAATTTCATCAATATCAAACCTCTTCCATTTTTCCTGCAGCTCGGCCACTTTTGCAGCTCCTATTGAGTGAATGGCTAGCTTAATTAGGTCTTCTCCTATGCCACGCTCATTCAGAGCTTTCCAGGCGGTGCTTGAACTCCCAGGGAAGCACGAAGGATGACGGTTGCCATGGGGCTGTCGCTCAACTTTAACTACGGGAGTAATGTCACGAGCACCCTCATCCCCCCAAATTTTTTTAGAcaattcaaaagaaattttttcaTGAGGGGTGGAGCCAGATTTTCTCTTCCCAGCGTTGTTACGGTACTTTTTTCTAAGGCGCCGAACCTTATCCGATAGCTGATTCTTAGAAACATGAAGACGGAgagatttttttatgaaaatcagAAAAGAGTTCATGTTGGAAGAAGGTAAAACACCTTTTTGGGTTTTATAGCCTAGCATACCCTCCAACACTGCGATTTCATCTTCGTCACTCCATATCCTCAGAAACGGAACCTTCTTGGAATCAGCGGGAGATGATTCATTTCCTACTTTGCCCTCTGCATCATCATCATTCACCACAATCTTCACCCTTTTAGTTTTTTTGGAGGAGAGCTCCTTCTTCCTCTCGCTTTCACCTTCTGCCAAGCGCTTACCAGTAGTGACGGTCTTGCGGGTTTCATGGGCGGCACCTTGGATCTTGCCTTGCACCGGAGGAACTGGAATATTATTATGAGATAACTGCAAGGGACGATCAACCGTTCTCGCACGAGAGCTGGATTCAGAAACGGAACAGAATTTTTCAGATGCGGAAGAGGAATCAGATTGTACTGCCTCTTTAGCAGATTTACCCTGTGACATCATCAACTTTTCCACGGGTTCCCGGGATTGGGATGCTCTGGAGGAGAAGGATGAAGAAGAATAAGAGGAAGAATAGCTTGAAGCGGGCgccattgagagagagagagagaggtagagtCGATTTTGATTTCCGAGGGGGGTTGGGTGAGTAGGTGAGGGCGCGAGTTTTAAGGCGTGGTGGCGTAGAGAGCTGGAGGATGGAACGTGAAATGGCGGAGGCTGCATTGCCCCCGAGGAAGAAGCCGAAACGATCTCCCCCTCAAGTCTTCTTCTCACTGGCTCACTCCACTGTTTCCAACCACTTTTACTCCTGCATGGCTACCTCCCATgacttccctctctctctctctctctcttaataaaAAGACTTTAAAAATTAATGTGAGCAGAACAAAAAAATTTTTGTTCAATTGTTATTAGCAcgtagaaaaatgaaaaatataaatttgtgGGATTGTTTCGAAAGTATTGAGTATTTATTTGTCATGCAATTTAATATTTATCGAAACTCTTAATGCTTGATGCCTGTATGCCAAAACATCTTTCTAGCCTATGCACAATATTTagttataaataaataaatacatagaCATTAGCAAAGACCAAAATAATGTTTATTTCAACATAATTAATTAGCTGTTCTCTAATGAACTAAATAAATACATACACTAACAATAAATAAAAGGTTTTGAATAATCAAAGTAGATATAGTTTAATAAATTATCTCAAGTTATTAttgaaactaataataaaaatcatactattttaaattttcaatagttaatgtgtatgaattttttcaaaaacaaacTCAGGTATAAAAATTTATTGATGTTTAACATTCtctttttaattatatttaaaataaaatcttatatttgataatataaaaaataagatCCACGTTAACATCAATAATGTTGtgcaaaatattaaaaaagaagagAAACTGATGTTAATATTTCCTAGTAAATGTTCTTAGTTGAAATATAACTCTTACTGTCGTAGTAACTACCCATTAAAATGGAAATCAATGAGGGCACACCCCTAGTGTCTATAAAAGGGATCTCTTATTCTCATCCATATTTTTACTATTGCAAACATACAATCCTTTTAGATTCCTTAACTTAGGCATCAAAGTAGTCCCTCGAAATACactccgggtcctccaagcctctttttcttcattctttgcATGTGATTAGGATTGTAATCAATCTAGTTAATTCGACCAAATTTTTAGCTGCAACAATTTTGTGCCTTTTGTGAGAAGGTTGGAAGAGTTGAACTAATAACGATCATGACCGCCTCTCTTAAGTTTGATTCCTATCATCATTTTAGATATCACTCACATCTATTAATTCAATCAACACAATTGATGTTTATTCACAAGTGCAAATAGTAAAAATGGAGCACTTTTTGGTCTTCTAGAAAAAGAATGGAAAAAATATATGAAGTGCTTCTACAACAAAGAAGGATTATCCGGAACATAATTCAAGAATGCTTCTTTTGGATATGTCACCAAAAGGAAAATCACCAATGTATTAGAAATCAACTTTGAAGATTTCAGATATTGCAAGGATTCATAGTCTTGACGATTTCAACAGCGTTGGCGTTGATGGACAATGCTTGTTGCCATTTGaggataaattaaaaaaaaaaagttgatcaacttgaaaaaaaaatgatggagGTTTGCAATCAATCCATTTTAGATGATTTCAATGtaactttattaaaatatcatgagatattctttatttttaaaaaaatatttgaatggaGGCAAGTTTAGCTTAGAAAGGTTAGAAGCTGATTCAACATGCTCGATATGGTCACTTGTTGTAAAGTCCAAATGATGAGTACCGCTCATAAGGCAATAGGTGACAAGCCCTACTCACTAGaatattggcccatttgatgagcaccactTTTAAGGTCCAAAAATGCTCATATGATGAGCATCGCTCATGTGGCAACAAAAGACAAGCTTTGCTCGCTATACATTGGTTTATCTGATGAGCACCACGTATGAGACTAAAAAATATCTATATGATGAACACAACTCATGAGACACCAAGAAACAAGTTCTACTCACCACAAATATGGTCCATTTGATAAGTACAACTTATGAGACTCTAAAAGACCAATCTGATGAGCACAACCCATGAGACATCAAGAAATGAGCTTTACTAATAGGGTCCACATAATGAGCACCGCCCATAAAGTCCTCTAaatgcccacttgatgagcactgctcatgagtTATAGTACTGCTCAACCAAAAGAGTTGCTTGGTGAAAATGAATAAAACTATTCAGCTAAAGGTTTCATAAGCACGGTCGAAAGAGCTACTTAACCAAAAGGCAAAGCAGTTCAGCCAAAAGGCTCTAAAGAACAACTCAATATTTAGCTCAAATCAAGTCATTTACATGAGAAGTTGGTTCAGATTTTGAAATGTGGGTAAGATAAAGCCACCTATATCAAGAATGTGGCTCAAATTAGTAAAAATGGCTTGGCTGAAGCCATTTACATTAATTGCGGCTCGATGAAATCATGTGTATTGAGAACTTGGATTAAGAAAAAATGGTTCGATTGAAGTCATTTACACTAATTGCAGCTTGGATGATGTTGTGTAATTGAGAAGGCTACTCAAGCCTTCAAAAACAACTTAGATTATTGCACATGGTGTTGAAGAAATGGACTCTTCCACTATCAATGTGAATTCCTTGTCAGAATTTTTGTCCGACTGCAAGAATTTGCATCTACTAAAGGAAATTTAATTTGTGTTAGTTGTGAGATATATTGGTGTTATCTATGTGAGGGTAAAATATTAGAGGAAtctatgaaaagaaaaaaaataggacTTTTTGGTAAGATTACAAAGACTTGAACCACTTGATCACCACAAAAATTGATTTAATGTTACTTATCTAATTGGTAGTTGTTTGAATTTGATTGGCCCATATTTGATCtccaattaaaaaaattaaaaaaaatgatgggTCAATTCCTCATATTCAAACATTAGTGTCCTATTCTAATACATCAATAGCCTTACGATGGGCTGCTTTTGCTTCACAATTGTCTTTTTTTATTCCGTAGATAATCTTAATTTTGCACCTTTTTCTCCCCTTGGACCCCTTTTTACATATCTTCAATTTTGCTGTATCATTTTAAATTTATAGTCAAATTGAGgaaaataaatcattttaaatttaaggAAAATGTTTCCCCCATTTTTTggatttattattttctttactaTATTGATTGTGTAGGTAAACTTGTTTGCTTCTTATATTTATAATATGGACCAGTCACCATCATTTTCCTCCACATCTATATGTGTGTGCACGCGGGGGTGTACGtgcatgtacatatatatatgtaaaacgGTCTCCCagtcttctctcttcaatttcgggccatatttgacccgatttgacaatccggaaccaccacggggttcgtaggatcattctctgcaaggctGTTGGAGTTGATCGTTGATTTGAggagtttgggaaacatcccaaaaccagagtaagtgagttattttgggaattcCTTAACAAATAATATTATCTGGAACCAAAGAATTAGTAAATatgtgtttttcttaagatttgagttagttggaatttattttaattaaattaggatttttagtTCAGGGCCCAAGTGAACGCTGTGGGCATCAGTTTAAGGATCCTATCAGCGTAGttcgaaagtcaggtaagggaaaattacaTATTAAGtcaagtttttcatgaattaaaatggattatgttttatttaagtatatatgttcccatgtgggtataaaatgtcagccatgtaaaattatgttttctgagtctAGGACtacttatatagctatgtatatgtgaaagtaaatggatgaaagtgaaaagtaatttctgaggaattatgtaagaaatgaaatgtattttcaacatataaatgttaaatgtgggttggcctattttacagaaataagtatgaattttactgttaaattgtgtgagatgtaggctaagtaagtaaaacattatgaataaaatatgatatgaactatgttgcttgtgtatttTAAATGCAACTGAGTAAATAtaaaacaactgaaagacagtcatgttagcaaattctgtgcatttctatgtggactaactgatgacagctaaaaggagctgtgttagcagattctaacacaTTTCTATGTGAATTAACTGATGATGGTTAAAGATCGctatagtacgaaggaatgaaatgaaaacgtttcgcaatgaaatgacaatgaaatggcaatggaatgaaatgtgaaatgtaaacaatgaaaatgggaaagagtcacttaaagtgaaatgcaatgtaatgtttaagttatgaatatgaacaggtgtgtatgattgaataatgatagaaagaatgatgtattatgatagtagaagtatttatgtacgtagaacatgctATGATTCAGGTTGGGTGTACTCTTCGTctgaggacttgctgagaaaggcaagtgcattagtagtttcagatgtggtagtagttgcataacgtattagggcagagagaacctacttatatgggcgggtaaattcccctatccttagggcctttactaGTAAACCaatgttgaactgtgtgagtacgagatcaatctaatacttgagggcttactgagaaaggtgagtactctggtatgctttagtagtgaccttcgggttgcttatgtatcagaacagaggggtactacttgtatgggcgggtaatcacccatatccttgggtaatctcgtgggttaaatatttgcatgtgattgtttaggttcagaaaacgatttcagtGTTAtaataatgatttgcaaatataattaaaatgatatctatttacctcatgttggtcacacgctattttaatatgtatatttcttcccttactgagatgtgtctcacccgaatatgattatttctttttcaggacatcatcgaggtcgggcttagggagctcgagggtttattgtcttttgaggattgtaaaagaAAAAGGGTATGTTTTTTTGATATATTGTGGAATTATATTAAGtttaagtatatgtttatgtttcaggtcgttatgttttaaggatgttgagt
Coding sequences within:
- the LOC131144989 gene encoding probable transcription factor At1g61730; its protein translation is MAPASSYSSSYSSSSFSSRASQSREPVEKLMMSQGKSAKEAVQSDSSSASEKFCSVSESSSRARTVDRPLQLSHNNIPVPPVQGKIQGAAHETRKTVTTGKRLAEGESERKKELSSKKTKRVKIVVNDDDAEGKVGNESSPADSKKVPFLRIWSDEDEIAVLEGMLGYKTQKGVLPSSNMNSFLIFIKKSLRLHVSKNQLSDKVRRLRKKYRNNAGKRKSGSTPHEKISFELSKKIWGDEGARDITPVVKVERQPHGNRHPSCFPGSSSTAWKALNERGIGEDLIKLAIHSIGAAKVAELQEKWKRFDIDEIEMLLKRLDLIKEKAEEILEIMRSRI